From a region of the Aeoliella mucimassa genome:
- a CDS encoding LamG domain-containing protein, whose amino-acid sequence MRMLLLLAIASLCVPAQAGVVAYYSFDHDFTATAGGAGYDLTPMNGATAGDAGGKFGNAATFERANEEYAFTGGDVLQPGQDFSYTAWYKTALENEEEGIEGSNRYFVLETSLNDTPSGDGAWTASLGLRDVSGTDVMEVFTHPSLSVVQAPMALNEWQNVIVTFDADGGTNEDTGVMKVYLDGALIDTEDNLATRTAVGGLVIGGHRAGTGRNFDGMIDEVAFFDHVLSDSQVAMLQEQAVVPEPSSWLIGFAAFVAIATLKRRNA is encoded by the coding sequence ATGAGAATGTTACTATTGCTGGCAATCGCTTCACTCTGCGTGCCAGCCCAAGCGGGAGTGGTTGCATACTACTCTTTTGATCACGACTTCACGGCTACCGCTGGTGGTGCGGGCTACGATCTGACCCCTATGAACGGTGCCACTGCAGGCGATGCCGGCGGCAAGTTCGGCAACGCGGCCACCTTTGAGCGGGCGAACGAAGAGTATGCCTTCACCGGCGGCGATGTGCTGCAGCCAGGGCAAGACTTTAGCTATACCGCGTGGTACAAGACGGCCCTGGAAAACGAAGAGGAAGGCATCGAAGGAAGCAATCGCTACTTCGTGCTCGAGACCTCCTTGAACGACACACCGAGCGGCGACGGTGCCTGGACCGCTTCGCTTGGTCTGCGAGACGTCTCCGGTACCGATGTCATGGAAGTGTTTACCCACCCGAGTCTGTCGGTGGTGCAAGCTCCCATGGCCTTGAACGAATGGCAAAACGTGATCGTTACGTTCGATGCCGACGGAGGTACCAACGAAGACACCGGCGTAATGAAGGTGTACCTCGATGGCGCCCTGATCGATACCGAAGACAATCTGGCCACCCGCACTGCCGTTGGTGGGCTAGTAATCGGTGGGCATCGCGCCGGCACAGGACGTAACTTCGACGGCATGATCGACGAAGTCGCCTTCTTCGATCATGTGCTGAGCGATTCGCAAGTCGCCATGTTGCAGGAGCAAGCCGTGGTTCCAGAACCAAGTAGCTGGTTAATTGGTTTTGCGGCCTTCGTGGCCATTGCCACCCTCAAGCGTCGGAATGCCTAG
- a CDS encoding alkaline phosphatase family protein yields the protein MCAGLFLHCAPCDAADYNVDHVIHITVDGLRGSAIDLLGPTELPNFYRIQSEGAYTNNARTLRENTVTMPNHISILTGRPRDGELGHGVTRNSDPGDASVTVHTDKGEYVPSVFDVVHDHGGSTAFYAGWSGFNYIDNSWNEVSGAADLIGADNGKDKIDVFNLRTNDDIQAQTSDLISDLATDPYTYTFMHMHRTDAAGHGNGWDSEEYRDAVRLADVQVGRILDFVSSDPTLSGNTAVIITADHGGIGTGHGDINSVETYRVPFYTWVSGEQIGQELYSANAGVRADPGLLAPDYTAPLQPIRNGDSGNLALDLLGLGAVPGSSINSQQNLRLKFELDELQEMFLMVDPVTGATQLRNQSTSDVKFDGYAIRSASGSLNPERWHSLDDQDGEGPWRESNPSSTFLAELYQDGDFTMTPGQVIDLEELFDPSVGVMDLEFELLLSGQSTPVAAQVFYNIVPQPVSSIDEVLLLVNPNSGDVQLRNQSGSDVSFEAYKLQSESGSLLPEAWQSLDDLDGSGNDDGGWRESNPSKDQLAELLESGDFTLESNHVIRLGNIFDSEGGMQDLAFQLLIEGEANAASLRVVYDILPENPDYNGDGIVNLADYTIWRDTLGAVGIGQPADGNGDGKVDRADYEVWKQSFGQLYPPVDNIQGQTVPEPPAYWLLALLMVVSWVQQKTIKR from the coding sequence TTGTGTGCTGGTCTCTTCCTGCACTGCGCACCTTGTGATGCAGCCGATTACAACGTCGATCACGTGATTCACATCACCGTGGATGGTCTTCGCGGATCGGCGATCGATCTGTTGGGTCCGACCGAATTGCCGAACTTCTATCGCATCCAGAGCGAAGGGGCATACACCAACAACGCCCGCACCTTGCGGGAGAATACGGTGACCATGCCAAATCACATTTCGATCCTCACTGGGCGACCAAGAGATGGTGAGCTGGGGCACGGAGTGACTCGCAACAGCGATCCTGGCGACGCGAGCGTTACCGTGCATACCGACAAGGGAGAGTACGTGCCGAGCGTGTTCGATGTGGTGCACGACCATGGTGGATCGACCGCGTTTTACGCAGGGTGGAGCGGTTTTAACTATATCGACAACAGTTGGAACGAAGTCTCGGGAGCCGCCGACTTGATCGGTGCCGACAACGGCAAAGACAAGATCGACGTCTTCAATCTGCGAACGAATGACGACATTCAAGCACAGACGAGTGATCTGATCAGCGACTTGGCGACCGACCCTTACACGTACACGTTCATGCACATGCATCGCACCGATGCCGCGGGGCATGGCAATGGCTGGGATAGCGAGGAGTATCGCGATGCGGTGCGACTTGCCGACGTGCAGGTTGGACGCATCCTCGATTTCGTCAGCAGCGATCCCACACTCTCGGGAAACACGGCTGTCATCATCACCGCCGACCATGGTGGAATCGGTACCGGGCATGGCGATATCAACAGCGTCGAAACGTACCGCGTGCCGTTCTACACGTGGGTGTCGGGCGAGCAGATTGGCCAAGAGCTTTACAGCGCCAACGCGGGTGTGCGGGCCGATCCTGGGTTACTCGCGCCCGACTACACCGCCCCGCTGCAACCGATCCGCAACGGTGACTCGGGCAACTTGGCCCTTGATCTGCTAGGACTCGGAGCGGTGCCAGGCTCTTCGATCAACTCCCAACAAAACTTGCGGCTCAAGTTCGAACTCGACGAACTGCAGGAGATGTTCCTGATGGTCGATCCGGTAACCGGCGCTACTCAGCTTCGCAATCAGTCGACCAGCGACGTGAAGTTTGATGGATACGCCATTCGCTCGGCGAGTGGTTCGCTCAATCCCGAGCGGTGGCATAGCCTGGACGACCAGGACGGTGAAGGGCCTTGGCGCGAGTCGAATCCTTCTTCCACCTTTCTGGCCGAGTTGTACCAGGACGGGGATTTCACCATGACTCCGGGGCAGGTGATCGACTTGGAAGAGTTGTTCGATCCCTCGGTGGGGGTGATGGACCTTGAGTTCGAATTGTTGCTCTCGGGGCAATCCACGCCGGTCGCCGCCCAGGTGTTTTACAATATCGTCCCTCAACCAGTTTCGAGCATCGACGAAGTCCTGCTGCTGGTGAACCCCAACAGTGGCGACGTGCAACTGCGGAACCAATCAGGCAGCGATGTTTCCTTCGAGGCCTATAAGCTGCAGTCCGAAAGTGGATCGCTGCTCCCTGAAGCGTGGCAGAGCCTGGACGATCTGGATGGATCTGGCAACGACGACGGTGGTTGGCGCGAGTCGAATCCCTCGAAGGATCAACTGGCCGAGCTACTTGAGTCGGGCGATTTCACGCTTGAGAGCAATCATGTGATCCGGCTCGGCAATATCTTCGATAGCGAAGGTGGCATGCAAGATCTCGCTTTTCAGTTGCTGATCGAAGGCGAGGCGAATGCCGCCTCGCTCCGCGTGGTTTACGATATATTGCCGGAAAACCCCGACTACAACGGCGACGGAATCGTGAACCTGGCCGACTATACCATTTGGCGTGATACGCTGGGGGCTGTCGGAATCGGCCAGCCGGCCGATGGCAATGGCGACGGCAAGGTTGACCGAGCGGACTACGAAGTCTGGAAGCAATCGTTCGGCCAGCTGTATCCTCCAGTCGATAACATCCAAGGCCAAACCGTGCCGGAACCGCCAGCTTATTGGTTGCTCGCGTTGCTGATGGTGGTATCTTGGGTGCAACAAAAAACAATCAAGCGGTGA
- a CDS encoding phosphonatase-like hydrolase, whose amino-acid sequence MIELVVFDMAGTTIDEDNVVYKTVRAAVNAAGYEFTQDQVQAHGAGKEKSQAIRDVLKLDGQQHSEEEVQQIFADFKQRLGTAYQELDVREQPQAAQVFADLRERGIKSVLNTGYDRPTAEMLIKKLGWEVGTHIDALVTASDVSNNRPHPDMILKAIEVTGVSSADAVAKIGDSQIDIEEGKNAGCGMTFGITTGAQTAEQLLQAEPTAVLDGLSELLHAIESATVAP is encoded by the coding sequence GTGATTGAACTAGTCGTATTTGACATGGCCGGCACGACGATCGACGAAGATAACGTGGTTTACAAGACCGTGCGTGCGGCTGTGAATGCTGCCGGGTACGAGTTTACCCAAGACCAGGTGCAAGCTCATGGGGCAGGCAAGGAAAAATCACAGGCCATTCGCGATGTGTTGAAACTCGATGGCCAGCAACACAGCGAGGAAGAGGTTCAGCAGATTTTTGCCGACTTCAAGCAACGCCTCGGCACTGCTTACCAGGAACTCGACGTTCGCGAGCAGCCTCAAGCCGCGCAGGTGTTTGCCGATCTGCGAGAACGGGGAATCAAGTCGGTGCTGAACACTGGATACGACCGTCCCACGGCCGAGATGCTCATCAAGAAACTCGGCTGGGAAGTAGGTACGCATATCGACGCCCTGGTTACTGCCAGCGACGTGTCGAACAACCGCCCCCACCCCGACATGATTCTTAAGGCGATTGAAGTCACTGGAGTTAGCTCGGCGGATGCGGTGGCGAAGATCGGCGACTCGCAAATTGATATCGAGGAAGGCAAGAACGCCGGCTGTGGAATGACCTTCGGTATCACCACCGGCGCTCAAACCGCAGAGCAATTACTGCAAGCAGAGCCTACTGCGGTGCTCGATGGGTTGTCGGAACTGCTGCACGCCATCGAAAGTGCGACCGTCGCCCCGTGA
- a CDS encoding glycosyltransferase family 4 protein, which translates to MNPLIIAEAANPEWVSVPLVGWSHARAIQKVIGGHLVTQIRNAEAIERSGVDPSEFTAIDSEAVASAMWKIGDFLSGDAGKGWTTKMAASALPYYYFERLLWKQFGPRIKSGEFSLVHRVTPLSPTMPSLIARKCAKHRVPFVVGPLNGGLPWPREFDAERRREREWLSYLRSAYKLLPYYRSTRKYASAIICGSQHTLAQMPAWAKDKIIYLPENGVDLDRFSGQRSHTAALPIKAVFLGRLVPYKGCDIVLESAAELIKQGKLILEIVGDGPERQALENQTAELGIQHGVTFAGNVPHEQVVDKLVNKDLLTFPSIREFGGGVILEAMTVGLPSMAVNYGGPAELMTASTAFPIELGSRSEIVDRMRAGLEQVVSNPTIIAEKSQACVDRVRKLFTWEAKARQIEQIYSWVLGKTEKPTISFE; encoded by the coding sequence ATGAATCCATTGATCATAGCCGAAGCTGCGAATCCCGAATGGGTCTCGGTTCCGCTAGTGGGATGGAGTCACGCGAGGGCGATTCAGAAGGTGATCGGTGGCCATCTGGTCACGCAGATTCGCAACGCGGAAGCCATCGAGCGATCGGGCGTCGATCCGAGTGAGTTCACTGCGATCGATTCCGAAGCCGTTGCTAGCGCAATGTGGAAGATCGGCGACTTCCTCAGTGGCGATGCTGGCAAGGGTTGGACGACCAAGATGGCAGCCTCGGCCCTGCCCTACTACTATTTTGAGCGATTGCTCTGGAAACAGTTTGGCCCTCGAATCAAGAGCGGAGAGTTTTCGCTGGTGCATCGAGTGACTCCGCTGAGTCCCACGATGCCAAGCCTGATTGCCCGCAAATGCGCGAAGCATCGGGTGCCTTTTGTGGTCGGTCCACTCAATGGCGGCTTGCCTTGGCCACGTGAGTTTGACGCCGAACGACGCAGAGAACGAGAATGGCTTTCGTATCTGCGTAGTGCCTACAAATTGCTACCCTACTATCGCAGCACCAGAAAATACGCGTCGGCCATCATCTGTGGCTCGCAACACACACTCGCGCAGATGCCTGCTTGGGCGAAAGACAAAATCATCTACCTGCCTGAAAACGGAGTCGATCTCGATCGATTCTCCGGGCAGCGGTCGCACACCGCAGCATTGCCAATCAAGGCGGTGTTCCTGGGGAGACTCGTCCCCTACAAAGGGTGCGACATCGTACTTGAGTCGGCTGCCGAACTGATCAAGCAAGGCAAGCTGATACTCGAAATCGTCGGTGATGGACCTGAGCGACAGGCGCTCGAGAACCAGACCGCGGAACTTGGTATTCAACACGGAGTAACGTTCGCGGGCAATGTACCTCACGAGCAGGTTGTCGACAAACTGGTGAATAAGGACCTGCTGACTTTTCCGAGTATTCGCGAGTTCGGCGGCGGTGTCATCCTGGAAGCAATGACCGTCGGCCTGCCTTCGATGGCGGTGAACTACGGCGGTCCAGCAGAACTGATGACAGCCAGCACGGCGTTTCCTATCGAGCTCGGTTCGCGCAGCGAGATCGTCGATCGCATGCGGGCTGGGCTGGAGCAGGTGGTGTCGAATCCCACTATCATCGCTGAGAAATCGCAAGCGTGCGTCGATCGGGTTCGCAAGCTATTTACCTGGGAAGCGAAAGCTCGCCAGATCGAACAGATCTACTCTTGGGTACTCGGAAAAACCGAGAAGCCGACAATCTCGTTTGAGTAA
- a CDS encoding methyl-accepting chemotaxis protein, whose amino-acid sequence MKGLIEDSVSKVEAGSELVSQSGDTLKEIVTSVKRATDIVTEIAAASKEQATGIEQVNVAVSRMDHVTQSNASQTAELSSTAVSLATEARHLQEVVDLFNQVKKSPAEQAVDVDHHPSTAAPSSAPPKSTKAKQAFADFDLEDNVERELQSVGAGNDGFGTFEEF is encoded by the coding sequence ATCAAAGGCCTCATCGAAGACTCGGTCTCCAAGGTTGAAGCCGGTTCGGAGTTGGTCTCTCAATCAGGCGATACGCTGAAGGAAATCGTTACCTCGGTGAAGCGAGCGACCGACATCGTCACCGAAATTGCCGCTGCGTCCAAGGAACAAGCCACTGGCATCGAACAGGTGAACGTGGCCGTTTCTCGTATGGATCACGTGACTCAAAGCAACGCCTCGCAAACCGCAGAGCTTTCGAGTACTGCGGTTTCGCTGGCCACCGAAGCACGTCACCTGCAAGAGGTGGTGGATCTATTTAATCAGGTCAAGAAGTCGCCTGCTGAGCAAGCTGTCGACGTGGACCACCATCCTAGTACTGCCGCTCCTTCGTCCGCTCCACCTAAATCCACCAAGGCCAAGCAGGCATTTGCCGATTTCGACCTGGAAGACAATGTCGAGCGAGAACTGCAATCCGTCGGAGCTGGCAACGATGGTTTTGGAACGTTCGAAGAGTTCTAA
- a CDS encoding polysaccharide pyruvyl transferase family protein, whose product MPLVAYQRAHGANDYPLHFAFFEQLEKRKLLDKYDFSIDTFLDPEYAKRLVLRFPQLVLATDKSPSRKRIEWLKRYIGKGYRWAAKLDRVDAVCEAPGGRLASNYSGNLSNWWLYPRAKRRAVFFHSMEKNVLDAPKLRQSLGEADLFVARTSESGNYARMAGCPKVVCSSDIAFSIQPSSIVYRDGVAAALRIPHANATEGKAKVTDLLDYFESDTSRVYDLVRVEEPIGSEMYARNYVCGKHNHMHLYSDDLMYTPFQFKRDAIISCRLHTTILSLLSGNTRILQAQVEMGTTKIQQIKDDLQLSSLSIHQLHDLTVDKVAEFISSGPDLDPVEVQASISLARERNEVGLDAVQEWLESL is encoded by the coding sequence ATGCCTTTAGTTGCTTATCAACGCGCCCATGGAGCAAACGACTACCCACTGCACTTCGCGTTCTTTGAACAACTCGAAAAAAGAAAGCTTCTTGATAAGTACGATTTTTCCATCGATACCTTCCTGGATCCGGAATACGCAAAGCGGTTGGTATTGCGTTTTCCTCAGCTAGTGCTGGCAACGGACAAGAGCCCATCCCGGAAAAGGATTGAATGGCTGAAACGCTACATCGGCAAAGGCTACCGATGGGCTGCAAAGCTTGACCGCGTGGACGCGGTGTGCGAAGCCCCGGGAGGACGACTGGCCTCGAATTACAGTGGCAATCTCTCGAACTGGTGGTTGTATCCTCGCGCAAAGCGCCGAGCGGTGTTCTTCCATTCCATGGAGAAAAATGTTCTGGATGCACCAAAGCTGCGGCAGTCTCTAGGCGAAGCGGATCTGTTCGTCGCTCGAACTTCCGAATCGGGAAACTACGCTCGAATGGCAGGTTGCCCCAAGGTTGTCTGCTCAAGCGACATTGCTTTCAGCATTCAACCCTCCAGCATTGTCTACCGAGATGGTGTGGCTGCTGCGCTGCGCATCCCACACGCGAACGCAACGGAGGGCAAAGCCAAGGTAACCGACTTACTTGACTACTTTGAGAGCGATACCAGCCGGGTCTACGATTTAGTAAGAGTCGAAGAACCGATTGGGAGTGAGATGTATGCGAGAAACTACGTATGTGGCAAGCATAATCACATGCATCTCTACAGCGACGATCTCATGTATACGCCATTCCAGTTCAAACGCGATGCGATCATTAGCTGCAGATTACATACAACGATTTTGTCGCTACTGAGCGGAAACACGCGGATCCTCCAAGCTCAAGTGGAAATGGGAACGACCAAGATTCAACAGATCAAAGACGACCTCCAACTAAGTAGCCTGAGTATTCACCAACTCCACGATCTCACAGTCGACAAAGTGGCCGAGTTTATTTCGAGCGGGCCCGACCTGGACCCAGTAGAGGTGCAAGCGTCCATCAGCCTGGCGCGTGAACGCAACGAGGTGGGGCTCGATGCGGTACAAGAGTGGCTCGAGTCTCTGTAA
- a CDS encoding glycosyltransferase family 4 protein, translating into MNIVFLQYGDFAEAYHRLGSGGPETYRDQKHSVDFVAALAPEHVVTTISICDREHDEMASDNLRSIGLLEQQAYSTSLHGLLDSLSPDRFICRTPHKIALAWAAKHRVSTLPVFADIFKQHSLRQRWGNSRFGKLLRGSNVPFVSNHSLTASQSLQYLGLPLERINPWDWTPIPPIEPAKTASRDPKTLRVFYAGALSDAKGVGDLLEACAIAKSQDVRVNITLAGPGDVEHWYQRATQLGVREQLECLGTIPSSDVLDQMREHDAVAVPSRHSYAEGLPNTIFEALASRSPLIASDHPAYIQRLEHGESCLIFKEQDSPQLAECFKTLLHDNATYQRLSQNSASRLAELYIGMQWSELVTAYLHDDHATLQSYTLANLGT; encoded by the coding sequence ATGAACATAGTCTTTCTGCAATATGGCGACTTTGCCGAAGCCTACCATCGGCTAGGCTCCGGGGGCCCCGAGACCTACCGCGACCAGAAGCACAGCGTCGACTTCGTTGCCGCATTGGCTCCAGAGCATGTCGTCACGACCATCTCCATTTGCGATCGTGAACACGACGAGATGGCCAGTGACAACTTGCGATCCATCGGCCTGCTCGAACAGCAAGCCTACTCCACATCGCTGCATGGCTTGCTCGACTCGCTCTCGCCCGATCGATTCATTTGCCGTACGCCACACAAGATCGCCTTGGCCTGGGCAGCTAAGCATCGGGTGTCGACATTGCCGGTTTTCGCCGACATCTTTAAACAACACTCCTTGCGACAGCGATGGGGGAACTCGCGGTTTGGCAAACTACTCCGGGGAAGCAACGTTCCGTTTGTATCGAATCACAGCCTTACCGCTTCGCAGTCGCTGCAATACTTAGGGCTTCCGCTCGAACGCATTAACCCCTGGGATTGGACTCCCATCCCCCCGATCGAACCGGCCAAGACAGCCTCCCGAGATCCCAAGACCCTTCGGGTCTTCTATGCAGGCGCACTCTCCGATGCCAAAGGGGTCGGTGATCTGCTGGAAGCATGCGCGATAGCCAAATCGCAAGACGTCCGCGTAAACATTACCCTGGCTGGCCCCGGGGATGTTGAGCACTGGTATCAACGAGCAACCCAACTTGGCGTTCGCGAACAGCTAGAGTGCCTGGGGACGATTCCTTCAAGCGATGTGCTCGATCAGATGCGCGAGCACGATGCGGTGGCCGTACCGTCGCGACATAGCTATGCCGAAGGATTACCTAACACCATTTTCGAGGCACTCGCTTCGCGTTCGCCGCTCATTGCTTCGGATCATCCCGCGTATATCCAACGTTTAGAACATGGTGAGTCGTGCCTGATTTTCAAAGAACAAGACTCTCCTCAGTTGGCCGAGTGCTTTAAAACACTGCTTCACGACAACGCGACGTACCAACGCTTGTCGCAGAACTCCGCCAGCCGCTTAGCGGAGTTGTACATCGGCATGCAATGGAGCGAGCTTGTTACTGCGTACCTCCACGACGACCATGCGACGCTTCAATCGTACACACTGGCCAACCTAGGCACTTAA
- a CDS encoding glycosyltransferase: MTESCSKIGIVAIGRNEGDRLKRCLQAAVGSDRTVVYVDSGSTDGSVDFAESLGVDVVDLDTSKGFTAARARNAGLARLMELDPSITYVQFLDGDCELVEGWIREASEFLTTHDDYAVVCGRRRERAAQQNIYHRLTDMEWDTPTGDAQYCGGDALMRTAALQQVSGYRDSLIAGEEPELCVRLRQAGWRIYRLDAEMTLHDIAMTSWHQWWKRCVRAGHAYAEGAALHGAPPERHWVKERRGILLWGIIVPVLALALAWPTYGISLLVALMLYVLQFVKTRRYFRQVDRWTAADTTLYAAHCVLAKFPQAKGMCGYWMNQLRGKQAKIIEYTPATDTSYQTAPR; the protein is encoded by the coding sequence ATGACTGAATCTTGCTCCAAGATCGGCATCGTCGCGATCGGGCGCAATGAGGGAGATCGCTTGAAACGGTGCCTGCAGGCCGCGGTTGGCTCGGACCGCACGGTCGTGTACGTCGACTCGGGATCGACGGATGGCAGCGTCGACTTTGCCGAGTCGCTGGGGGTCGATGTCGTCGATCTCGATACCAGCAAAGGATTTACCGCCGCGCGTGCTCGCAATGCCGGGCTGGCACGCTTGATGGAGCTCGATCCATCGATCACGTATGTCCAGTTTCTTGATGGCGACTGCGAATTAGTGGAGGGTTGGATTCGCGAAGCAAGCGAGTTCCTCACCACCCACGACGACTACGCGGTCGTCTGCGGACGTCGGCGTGAACGTGCTGCGCAGCAAAATATTTACCATCGTCTCACCGACATGGAGTGGGACACCCCTACTGGCGATGCCCAATACTGCGGTGGCGACGCGTTGATGCGAACCGCTGCGCTCCAACAAGTTAGCGGCTACCGCGATTCGCTCATCGCAGGCGAGGAACCCGAGCTTTGCGTTCGCCTGCGCCAGGCGGGCTGGCGGATCTATCGACTCGATGCCGAGATGACCCTGCACGACATTGCCATGACCTCCTGGCACCAATGGTGGAAACGCTGCGTGCGGGCTGGTCACGCTTACGCCGAGGGGGCCGCCCTGCACGGCGCCCCGCCGGAACGACACTGGGTCAAAGAGCGGCGCGGTATCTTGCTCTGGGGAATCATCGTCCCGGTGCTTGCGCTGGCGCTCGCCTGGCCTACCTATGGCATCAGTTTGCTGGTTGCTCTGATGTTGTACGTTCTGCAATTCGTGAAGACCCGACGGTACTTTCGGCAAGTTGATCGCTGGACCGCAGCCGACACCACGCTTTACGCGGCCCACTGCGTGTTGGCCAAGTTCCCTCAAGCCAAAGGGATGTGTGGATACTGGATGAACCAATTGCGTGGCAAACAGGCGAAGATTATCGAATACACTCCCGCGACGGACACGAGCTATCAAACCGCTCCCCGCTAA
- a CDS encoding serine O-acetyltransferase, translated as MTYKSYASEPFMSPITAQDATDSPASAGHQPTSPAVPIDISGSRNLNPAGMTLWQLWREDYHTHGRKLFDQGFWSVAVHRFGNWRMGIKWKLVRMPFTLLYNVSFKLVEILTGITLPYTCRLGRRVHVWHHSGIIISAYAIGDDVHLRQSTTMGVVRRDENADIPIIEDRVDIGCGVCILGGVRVGHDSVIGANAVVLEDVPPHSIAVGIPARVIPKKKAASDD; from the coding sequence ATGACTTACAAGTCGTACGCCAGCGAACCATTCATGTCACCGATCACTGCACAAGACGCAACGGACTCTCCAGCTTCGGCGGGCCATCAGCCAACGTCGCCGGCGGTGCCTATTGATATAAGTGGGAGTCGCAACCTGAATCCCGCTGGCATGACTCTCTGGCAGCTATGGCGCGAGGATTACCATACGCACGGTCGGAAACTATTCGACCAAGGCTTCTGGTCGGTGGCCGTGCATCGCTTCGGCAACTGGCGAATGGGCATCAAGTGGAAGCTGGTGCGCATGCCGTTTACGCTACTCTACAACGTTAGCTTCAAACTCGTCGAAATCCTCACCGGCATCACCCTGCCCTACACCTGTCGCTTGGGCCGGCGGGTGCACGTCTGGCATCACAGCGGTATTATCATCTCCGCTTACGCGATCGGCGACGACGTGCACCTGCGACAAAGCACAACGATGGGGGTGGTTCGCCGGGATGAGAACGCCGACATTCCTATTATCGAAGACCGTGTCGACATTGGCTGCGGAGTCTGCATCTTAGGCGGGGTTCGCGTGGGTCACGATAGCGTGATCGGCGCCAACGCGGTGGTGCTCGAAGACGTGCCCCCCCACTCGATCGCGGTGGGCATTCCCGCCCGCGTCATTCCCAAGAAAAAGGCCGCTAGCGATGACTGA
- a CDS encoding glycosyltransferase family 2 protein has protein sequence MQSPSPTQSPVAGSPLRTAAVIVNYGTGDLTCQCLESLVPVRNECASFHVYVVDNCSPDDSADKIERAIAETSDWASWIELIRAPKNGGFAYGNNVGIKRALELCDPQVDAIWLLNSDTIVHPGALIELLAELDDERTGIVGSRLENPDGSLQTSSFRFHTPSREWARGLNLGWWNRISPNSDIAPAQIDEIHHCDWLAGASMLIRRELIEDVGLLDDRYFLYYEEVDFCYRAAKHHWKTIYKPASRVIHLVGQSSGVTNTDAKLRRVPKYWFESRARYFEQNFGKLQRVMADSAWLLGHLVFRLRTLAQLRKYSYPDSQLSDFTRYNFWPPTRV, from the coding sequence ATGCAGTCTCCGTCGCCTACTCAGAGCCCCGTTGCAGGCAGCCCACTGCGCACTGCGGCCGTGATCGTGAACTACGGCACCGGCGATCTTACCTGTCAGTGCCTGGAGTCACTGGTCCCTGTCCGAAACGAGTGTGCTAGCTTCCACGTGTATGTCGTCGATAACTGCTCGCCGGACGATTCGGCCGATAAGATCGAACGAGCCATCGCTGAAACATCGGATTGGGCTTCGTGGATCGAACTTATTCGGGCTCCTAAGAATGGTGGGTTTGCTTATGGCAACAACGTCGGTATCAAACGGGCGCTGGAGCTTTGCGATCCGCAAGTCGACGCCATCTGGCTATTGAATTCCGACACCATCGTGCATCCCGGGGCGTTGATCGAACTGCTAGCGGAACTCGACGACGAGCGAACTGGCATCGTTGGCTCGCGACTGGAAAATCCGGATGGTTCGTTACAAACCTCCTCGTTTCGGTTTCATACTCCCAGTCGCGAATGGGCGCGAGGCCTCAATCTCGGTTGGTGGAATCGTATCTCCCCGAACTCCGATATTGCCCCGGCACAAATCGACGAGATCCATCACTGCGACTGGCTGGCGGGTGCAAGCATGCTGATCCGCAGGGAACTGATCGAAGACGTCGGGCTGCTCGACGATCGCTACTTCCTCTATTACGAAGAGGTCGATTTCTGCTATCGCGCGGCCAAGCATCATTGGAAGACTATATATAAGCCTGCAAGTCGCGTGATCCATTTGGTCGGACAGAGTTCCGGAGTTACCAACACCGACGCTAAGTTGCGTCGAGTTCCTAAGTACTGGTTTGAATCGAGAGCCAGATATTTCGAACAGAACTTTGGCAAACTGCAGCGCGTCATGGCCGACAGTGCTTGGCTATTAGGGCATCTTGTATTCCGGCTTCGCACCCTGGCGCAACTGCGAAAGTACTCTTACCCAGATTCACAACTGTCGGATTTCACTCGCTACAATTTTTGGCCTCCCACCCGAGTATGA